The genomic window AATAATAATCCCATCAAAACAATCAAAGCTCCCCCGATTTTTTTTAGTAGGATCATATGGGGTTTTAATTTACTAAAATAGGGCATAATCCAGCCCGAAGCCAAGGCCAAAACAATGAAAGGAAGGGCCATTCCCAATGTGTAAACTAAGGTTAGTAAGGCTCCTTGCCAAGCACCACTGCCACCTGAAGCTGCTAGGGCCAATACTGAACTTAAGACTGGTCCGATACAAGGGGTCCAACCAAAACTAAAGGTTATCCCAAGTAAAAAGGCTGACAGATAGTGATTAGACTTGGATTGTTTGAAGGTGACTGTCTTTTGAACCTCCAGTTTATTGAAATGCAAGATTTCCATCTGGTGAAGCCCTAAAAGAATAATGACTATGCCCATAGCATAACGAAACCAGTCTGCATAGAGCATGTGCCCTAGGAATCCAGCTCCAAATCCTAAAATAAAGAAAATGAGGGAGATTCCTGCAATAAAGCACAAGGTCCGAATTAAGCCTGACCATGCAACGTCTCTTCCAAAAAAGCGAAAGCTTTTCGAATTTCCCTGATCATCCAGTAAAATACCAGCATAGACAGGTAGCAAAGGAAAGATGCAGGGTGAAAAGAAGGACAGGATACCTGCAAAAAAAACAGATACTAGAAATATAATCGACTCCAACGAATTACCTACTTTCTCAAAATTCTAATCCTATTTTACTACAAAAGGATAAATTTGTAAGAAGTCTGCTACGCTTGTTTATTTTGACTAAATTTGACACAAAAAAAGGAGCTAAGCTCCCTTTTTTTTAATACGTTCCTTCTTCGCCTTGGCTAGTCAAGATAACTGGACCGTCTTTGGTAATCACGAACTGGTGTTCATATTGGCAAGACAGGCCGCCATCTATAGTCTTATGAGCCCAGCCAGTCTTCATATCTGTATCAATTTCCCAGTCTCCAGTATTGATCATGGGTTCAATGGTTAGTACCATTCCTTCACGGAGACGGAGTCCACGGCCTGCAATACCGTAGTTAGGAACCATTGGCTCTTCGTGCATAGTTGGACCAACACCATGACCAACCAAATCACGAACGACACCGTAACCGCGACTTTCAGCGTATTCTTGAATGGCTGCACCGATATCACCGATACGATTGCCAACAACTGCTTGCTCAATTCCTACATACATAGCTTCCTTGGTTACGTCCATAAGGTTTTTCACTTCTTCAGACGGTGTACCAACCGCATAAGCCCAACATGAGTCAGCTAAACCACCAGTATAACTTTGGGTGTATTTTTTCATTTGCTCAACATTGTTGAAGTTGAGTTTAGAGACATTGAGGTCGGATTTGGCAATCGGACCACCCAGTACCATGTCAACCTTGAGCAAATCGCCATCTTTCAAGATGTAATGACGTGGAAAAGCATGAGCTACTTCGTCGTTGAGAGAGCAACAAGTGGCATAGGGGTAATCCATGACAGCACCATCCACACCAATCTGTAAAGGAAGGAAATTCTCCTCTTTACAACGTCGACGAACGTACTCTTCAACTTCCCACATATCCACGCCTGGCTTAATCAAATCACGTAAGCCGATATGGATACTTGCTAGGAAATCACCAGCCTTGTCCATGGCTTCGATTTCACGTGCTGATTTTAAAGTTATCATTTTTTCTCCTAGATTCTAATTAATTTTAACCGTAACATTTGCTTTTGAAACAATCTGATGACCATGATAAATATCATAATCAATAATAGCTGAGCGTCTCGTGTGGTGAATAATACGAGCCTGAATCCGCAGAGTATCATCTATCTGTACAGCCTGCAAGAAATAAATCAACATCTGTTCAATGATGAGATTACGTCCGCTATTGACAACGAGGTCTTGGGTCATATGGTTGAGGATTTCAGCCAAGACTCCATTAGCAAGGACCCCATTTTTCTCCAACATGAAAGGCTCAACAGTAATGACGACTTCATCATGATGATAAGAGAGTTTTTGCCCAATTTGCTCGGAGAAAGTCGGCAAAGCAGAAACTTGGGAACGGCTCATCTTTTCCATTACATCTCGTCGTGTTACGACACCGAGTAGAGTTTGGTTACTTCTGACAACGGGAACCATCTCAAAGTCTTCTGCAATCATTCGTTGACTGACATTGGCAATATTGGTCGCTAATCCTGTTACGAAGATACTTCGTGTCATCACCTTGTCAATCGTTGTACTGGGAGACTTGTCTCCTGCGTCACGCATGGTAACAACCCCAACAACCACTTGGTGTTGGTTAATGACTGGGAAACGACTACTTCTGTTCTTACGGACCAAGTCTAGATAATCTTTGACCGTATCCGTTTCTCTCAAAAAACCATACTCATGACTGGGACGATAGAGCTTTTCGACTGTCAGAATATCGGTTTTGATTTGAACATTTGAGAGGGCTTTGTTAATCATGGTCGCTACTGTAAAAGTGTCATGTTTACTCCTCAGAACTGGAATCCCTTTTTTATTAGCCAACTCAAGAACATCGTCCTGGACATGAAAACCACCCGTAACGAGGACTGCATTTTCATTTTCCAGCGCTAAAAGTTGAATGCGAGTACGGTCACCTACGATCAAAAGACCACCATCATGGAGATAGGACAGGATATTTTGCTCTGTCATAGCCCCAATGGAGAATTTGCTAAACTCTCTCTCCAACCCTTCCTGACCAGCTAAAACTTCAGATGAGGTGACTTCAGCAATTTCAGCATAGGTTAGCCTCTCAATAGCCACTTTCTGGGACTTGACTCGAATGGTTCCACTACGTGGCCGAGTTTCAACGATGCCACGATTTTCAGCTTCTTTGATAGCTCGGTAGGCTGTTCCGTCACTAACACCTAGGTGATTGGAAATACTGCGTACACTAACTCTCTTCCCAATTGGCAACTCTTCCAGATAGGACAAAATTTCCTGGTGTTTACTCATTGAATTCTCCTTTTATGTATCGAAATTCAAGATAGTCCCTCATTTTTCGTGTATAGCGATCACTCCCCTTAAACTGTCGTACGAGGCTAAAGCCCGATTTTAAGGCTACTTTTTGACTAGCTTGATTCTCCAAATGAGTGATAATGGATAATTGTTTTAAACCAAATTCATCAAATGAAAGCTGGCATAGCTTGGTAACCACTTCTGTCATAAAACCTTGTGACCAAGAATCCTTTTTTAAGAAGTAACCAATTTCTGCTTCTTTTTTGATTTCATCGATTTTTTCAAATTTAATAGAGCCAATCATTTCCTGATTTCCTTGGAGACAAATAGCCCAAACCCCTAGAGGATTCTTCATAAAATAGTTAGCAAGGGCGTACTGACTTTCTTCCAAACTTGCTTGACTGGGAAAAATAAACTGTAAATTCTCAGGGTTTGAAGCAATCTCGAAAAACGCTTGACTGTCACTAAAAAAGAAAGGACGCAAATACAAGCGCTCCGTTTCAAAAAAAGAAAACATTGCTAATTTGGTCCAAATATTCATAATCACCTCAACGGCTTAGTCTTCAACGAGTGTAATATCCGCTCCAAGACTACGCAATTTTTCAATAATATCTGAGTAGCCACGAAGGATAAACTCAATATTCGTAATTTCAGTCTGGCCTTGAGCCATCAAGCCAGCGATGACAAGTGCAGCACCAGCTCGCAAGTCTGTAGCCTTTACACTTGCCCCGTGTAACTTACGACCACCGTTATAAATAATGTGATCATTTGTAGTCGTAATATCTGCATCCATTTTCGCTAACTCAAAAACATGATTGACACGTTTCTCATAAATCGTATCAATAATGGTTCCACGACCTTGCGCAGTCAGTAATAGCGGAGTTATAGGCTGTTGCAAATCGGTTGCGAACCCTGGATAGGGAGCTGTTTTGATATTGATGGCCTTCAAACCAGACTGTTCTTCAACGAAGATACTGTCTTCTGAGACCGTCATACGAACGCCCATTTCCTCGAGTTTGGCTATAAAGCCTTCAAGATGCTCATAAAGAACGTTGTTAATACGAATTCCTTTACCAACCGCAGCAGCAAGCGAAATATAAGTCCCAGCTTCAATACGGTCTGGAATGACTTGGTGACGAGTCCCATGAAGTGTCTCAACACCATCAATAATGATAATATCAGTCCCGGCACCACGAATGTGTGCCCCCATGTTGTTCAAAAGGGTAGCCACATCAATGATTTCTGGTTCACGGGCCGCATTTTCAATGACCGTACGTCCCTTTGCTTTGACCGCGGCAATCATAGTGTTAATCGTTGCACCAACGCTAACAGTGTCCATGTAAATACTTGCGCCATGAAGCCCCTTACCTTGGGCAGATAAATTCATATTATCTCCCTCGTAGCTGACCTTAGCACCCATGGCTTCAAAGGCTTTTAAGTGAAGATCAATCGGACGAGGTCCCAGATCACATCCACCAGGAAGTCCAACTGTAGCTTCACCAAAGCGACCTAAAAGACTTCCGTAGAAATAATAAGAAGCACGCAAGCTATTAATCTTGCCATAAGGCATCGGAATGTTTTGAACACCTCTTGGATCAATCTCCAAGACATCATCATAACGCTTAACAGTCGCCCCCATAATTTCCATGATTTCGACAAGACTAGCAACGTCTGAAATATC from Streptococcus oralis includes these protein-coding regions:
- the spxR gene encoding CBS-HotDog domain-containing transcription factor SpxR, which produces MSKHQEILSYLEELPIGKRVSVRSISNHLGVSDGTAYRAIKEAENRGIVETRPRSGTIRVKSQKVAIERLTYAEIAEVTSSEVLAGQEGLEREFSKFSIGAMTEQNILSYLHDGGLLIVGDRTRIQLLALENENAVLVTGGFHVQDDVLELANKKGIPVLRSKHDTFTVATMINKALSNVQIKTDILTVEKLYRPSHEYGFLRETDTVKDYLDLVRKNRSSRFPVINQHQVVVGVVTMRDAGDKSPSTTIDKVMTRSIFVTGLATNIANVSQRMIAEDFEMVPVVRSNQTLLGVVTRRDVMEKMSRSQVSALPTFSEQIGQKLSYHHDEVVITVEPFMLEKNGVLANGVLAEILNHMTQDLVVNSGRNLIIEQMLIYFLQAVQIDDTLRIQARIIHHTRRSAIIDYDIYHGHQIVSKANVTVKIN
- a CDS encoding methionyl aminopeptidase, which encodes MITLKSAREIEAMDKAGDFLASIHIGLRDLIKPGVDMWEVEEYVRRRCKEENFLPLQIGVDGAVMDYPYATCCSLNDEVAHAFPRHYILKDGDLLKVDMVLGGPIAKSDLNVSKLNFNNVEQMKKYTQSYTGGLADSCWAYAVGTPSEEVKNLMDVTKEAMYVGIEQAVVGNRIGDIGAAIQEYAESRGYGVVRDLVGHGVGPTMHEEPMVPNYGIAGRGLRLREGMVLTIEPMINTGDWEIDTDMKTGWAHKTIDGGLSCQYEHQFVITKDGPVILTSQGEEGTY
- the ccdA2 gene encoding thiol-disulfide oxidoreductase-associated membrane protein CcdA2; the protein is MESIIFLVSVFFAGILSFFSPCIFPLLPVYAGILLDDQGNSKSFRFFGRDVAWSGLIRTLCFIAGISLIFFILGFGAGFLGHMLYADWFRYAMGIVIILLGLHQMEILHFNKLEVQKTVTFKQSKSNHYLSAFLLGITFSFGWTPCIGPVLSSVLALAASGGSGAWQGALLTLVYTLGMALPFIVLALASGWIMPYFSKLKPHMILLKKIGGALIVLMGLLLMLGQLNALSGILG
- a CDS encoding UDP-N-acetylglucosamine 1-carboxyvinyltransferase, which encodes MRKIVINGGRPLQGEITISGAKNSVVALIPAIILSDDIVTLDCVPDISDVASLVEIMEIMGATVKRYDDVLEIDPRGVQNIPMPYGKINSLRASYYFYGSLLGRFGEATVGLPGGCDLGPRPIDLHLKAFEAMGAKVSYEGDNMNLSAQGKGLHGASIYMDTVSVGATINTMIAAVKAKGRTVIENAAREPEIIDVATLLNNMGAHIRGAGTDIIIIDGVETLHGTRHQVIPDRIEAGTYISLAAAVGKGIRINNVLYEHLEGFIAKLEEMGVRMTVSEDSIFVEEQSGLKAINIKTAPYPGFATDLQQPITPLLLTAQGRGTIIDTIYEKRVNHVFELAKMDADITTTNDHIIYNGGRKLHGASVKATDLRAGAALVIAGLMAQGQTEITNIEFILRGYSDIIEKLRSLGADITLVED
- a CDS encoding GNAT family N-acetyltransferase; this encodes MNIWTKLAMFSFFETERLYLRPFFFSDSQAFFEIASNPENLQFIFPSQASLEESQYALANYFMKNPLGVWAICLQGNQEMIGSIKFEKIDEIKKEAEIGYFLKKDSWSQGFMTEVVTKLCQLSFDEFGLKQLSIITHLENQASQKVALKSGFSLVRQFKGSDRYTRKMRDYLEFRYIKGEFNE